The Streptococcaceae bacterium ESL0687 genome has a segment encoding these proteins:
- a CDS encoding ATP-binding cassette domain-containing protein produces the protein MIINGLRVKDLETDIFKNLSFDFKDPGLYGIIGPNGVGKSSLFTLINGEVKGYKGQVEVGKVSYIPTLDIFDKYLPAEAYINLLGKSEKIRFKENLSFLGGADFFKQKISKYSLGMKELFALTYILSLESECIILDELLDGLDEFKRLTAYRLVKRCSQEKLILFTSHNLSEVFDICDEVYLLGRSSLDEISSLEQAREAILS, from the coding sequence ATGATTATAAATGGATTAAGGGTTAAGGATTTGGAAACTGATATTTTCAAGAATCTAAGTTTTGATTTTAAGGATCCAGGTCTGTACGGGATAATTGGTCCTAATGGTGTCGGTAAGAGTAGTCTATTCACTTTAATAAATGGTGAAGTTAAAGGGTACAAGGGACAAGTAGAGGTCGGGAAGGTATCTTATATACCGACTCTTGATATTTTTGATAAATACTTGCCGGCTGAAGCATATATAAATCTTTTGGGAAAAAGTGAAAAAATAAGATTTAAAGAGAATTTATCCTTTTTAGGAGGGGCAGATTTTTTTAAGCAAAAAATATCCAAGTATTCTTTAGGGATGAAGGAATTATTTGCCCTTACCTACATCTTGTCACTCGAAAGTGAATGTATAATTTTAGACGAGTTGCTTGATGGTCTCGATGAATTCAAACGTCTTACAGCCTATAGACTAGTAAAAAGATGCAGCCAGGAAAAATTAATTCTTTTTACTTCCCACAATCTATCGGAGGTTTTTGATATCTGTGATGAGGTCTATTTACTGGGCAGAAGTTCCCTCGATGAGATCTCATCTTTAGAGCAAGCGCGCGAGGCTATTTTATCTTAG
- the cls gene encoding cardiolipin synthase yields MSFSTFLSIITALITINSILAIITIFRKPRSIASIFAWLMVLVFLPGIGFFTYLFLGRGIDKTTVRRFEEENKEDLSHIASKIAENNSKFKKKEMNPQERQLKRYFSNVERTPLCRGNDVKFFLDGESKFKALFEDISRAKSSVHVEYYAFFPDKIGTIFRDHLITKAREGVEVRVIYDPWGGHTRRSFFKPLEEAGGKVIPFITARDVLRNTRLNYHLHRKIVVVDGQIGWTGGFNVGDQYIYGSKKFGFWRDTHGRITGTGAFGLQETFIRDWNVSVKKTEDKLKRLDEYFIVPKEGTGDVDVQIVSNGPENPSKVLRTGFIKMIMDAEDYIWIQSPYLIPDEPMITALVSAAKSGVDVRIMIPDMPDHPFIFRATQYYANFLHKHGVKIYNYTNGFIHSKTLVTDNKLGVFGTSNQDIRSYELNFEMSAFCYDEDIARQMAQTFENDIKNSELLTDDIIANQSLWLRFRQNFSRLLSPIL; encoded by the coding sequence ATGTCATTTTCGACATTTTTAAGCATTATAACGGCACTGATTACCATTAATTCAATTCTTGCAATTATTACAATCTTTAGAAAGCCTAGATCAATCGCAAGTATTTTCGCCTGGCTCATGGTCCTGGTCTTTTTACCAGGTATTGGATTTTTCACCTACCTTTTTCTAGGCCGTGGGATTGATAAAACAACAGTCCGCCGCTTTGAAGAAGAAAATAAGGAAGATTTAAGTCACATTGCAAGTAAAATCGCAGAAAATAACAGTAAGTTCAAGAAAAAGGAGATGAATCCCCAGGAACGTCAACTCAAGCGTTATTTTAGTAATGTTGAAAGAACACCTCTATGCCGGGGAAATGATGTCAAATTCTTTTTGGACGGTGAGTCTAAGTTTAAGGCCCTTTTTGAAGATATAAGCCGTGCTAAAAGTAGCGTTCATGTCGAATATTATGCCTTTTTCCCCGATAAAATCGGAACAATCTTTAGGGACCATCTAATTACCAAAGCAAGAGAAGGTGTTGAGGTCCGGGTGATTTATGACCCATGGGGAGGGCATACAAGAAGAAGTTTCTTTAAACCCCTTGAAGAAGCAGGAGGCAAGGTAATTCCCTTTATTACAGCCCGTGATGTTCTTAGAAATACCAGACTTAACTACCACCTCCACCGAAAAATAGTGGTTGTTGATGGTCAAATTGGGTGGACAGGTGGCTTTAATGTGGGTGACCAGTACATCTATGGAAGCAAAAAATTTGGTTTTTGGCGGGATACCCACGGACGAATTACAGGGACAGGTGCTTTTGGCCTTCAGGAAACCTTCATCCGCGACTGGAATGTATCGGTTAAAAAGACTGAGGATAAGCTTAAAAGACTTGATGAGTACTTTATAGTTCCAAAAGAGGGAACAGGTGATGTTGATGTTCAGATTGTATCAAATGGACCAGAGAATCCAAGCAAGGTCTTGAGGACAGGATTTATTAAAATGATTATGGATGCAGAAGATTATATCTGGATTCAATCTCCTTATTTGATACCAGACGAACCGATGATTACAGCCCTAGTTTCAGCAGCAAAATCAGGGGTCGATGTAAGAATTATGATTCCTGATATGCCAGACCATCCCTTTATTTTTAGGGCGACTCAGTACTATGCCAACTTCCTCCATAAACACGGGGTAAAAATTTACAACTATACCAATGGATTTATTCATTCTAAGACCTTGGTTACTGATAATAAGCTGGGAGTTTTTGGAACAAGTAATCAAGATATAAGGAGCTATGAGCTTAATTTTGAAATGAGTGCCTTTTGCTATGATGAAGATATCGCTAGACAGATGGCACAAACCTTTGAAAATGACATTAAAAATTCTGAGCTTTTAACAGATGATATTATTGCAAATCAGTCCCTCTGGTTGCGATTTAGACAAAATTTCTCAAGGCTTTTAAGTCCCATTCTCTAG
- the dusB gene encoding tRNA dihydrouridine synthase DusB has translation MQMDSKYNSPWKIGDVEIPNRVVVAPMAGISNKAFRMTAKEFGAGLVVVEMISDKGIQHRNKKTLSMLEMDETEHPISLQIFGGDKETLVEAAKFVEENTPVDMIDINMGCPVPKVTKAEAGARWLLDPNKVHEMVSAVTSAVDIPVTVKMRTGWDTDHLYAVENALAAEAAGASALAMHGRTRVQMYEGHADWDILAKVADKLTIPFMGNGDVRTPEDAKKMIDQVGCDAVMIGRAALGNPWMLHRTNHYLKTGELLEEPSVEEKINIAKLHLSRLIDLKGEDIGAREFRQHAAYYLKGAPRAAKVKVAINQAESQAEINQIFDDYLQAIK, from the coding sequence ATGCAAATGGATAGTAAATACAACTCACCCTGGAAAATAGGAGATGTTGAAATCCCCAACCGGGTTGTTGTAGCCCCAATGGCTGGAATTTCAAACAAGGCCTTCAGGATGACTGCCAAGGAATTCGGTGCTGGTCTTGTCGTTGTTGAAATGATTTCAGATAAGGGTATCCAACACCGTAATAAAAAGACCCTTTCCATGCTTGAAATGGATGAAACAGAACATCCTATCAGCCTGCAAATTTTTGGTGGTGACAAGGAAACCCTTGTTGAGGCTGCAAAATTTGTTGAAGAAAACACGCCAGTTGATATGATTGATATCAATATGGGTTGCCCTGTACCCAAAGTAACAAAGGCTGAAGCCGGTGCCCGCTGGCTCCTTGATCCAAACAAGGTCCATGAAATGGTCTCAGCTGTAACAAGTGCCGTTGATATTCCAGTAACTGTCAAAATGCGTACAGGTTGGGATACTGACCACCTCTATGCTGTAGAAAATGCTCTAGCAGCTGAGGCTGCAGGTGCTTCAGCCCTTGCCATGCACGGAAGAACAAGAGTTCAGATGTATGAAGGACACGCTGACTGGGATATTTTAGCCAAGGTAGCTGACAAATTAACCATTCCTTTCATGGGAAATGGGGACGTTCGTACACCTGAAGATGCTAAAAAAATGATTGATCAAGTTGGTTGTGACGCCGTTATGATTGGTCGTGCTGCCCTAGGTAACCCTTGGATGCTCCACAGGACCAACCACTACCTTAAAACAGGTGAACTTTTAGAAGAGCCATCAGTTGAAGAAAAGATAAATATTGCAAAGCTTCATTTGAGTCGTTTGATTGACCTAAAAGGTGAAGATATCGGTGCCCGCGAGTTCCGCCAACACGCAGCCTATTACCTAAAAGGAGCTCCCCGTGCTGCCAAGGTAAAAGTTGCGATCAACCAGGCTGAAAGTCAAGCTGAAATAAATCAAATCTTTGATGATTACTTACAAGCTATTAAATAA
- the hslO gene encoding Hsp33 family molecular chaperone HslO: MDKIIKTISDNGHFRAFILDATETVQVAQKIHQTWPTSTVALGRTLISALILGANQKGKDKITLRILPDSEVVGPIIAVADAHGHVKGYMKNTEIDYKKNSTGEVIVGPILAPGWFAVVKDMGLKNPYTGQVPLVTGEIGEDLAYYFTVSEQTPSAVGLNVLLNEDGSVKVAGGFLLQVMPDATEEEITRFEEHVQKMPAISVLLEEEDPFTSMLSAIYGSDAYKILEESPLAYKCDCSRERFADGLASLGRAELEALIEEDHGAEVTCQFCNKHYEFTENDLKEIINANG; the protein is encoded by the coding sequence ATGGATAAAATAATTAAAACAATATCAGATAATGGACACTTTCGTGCCTTTATTTTAGACGCTACAGAAACTGTTCAAGTAGCACAAAAAATACATCAGACCTGGCCAACATCAACTGTGGCCCTAGGTCGCACCTTAATTTCAGCCTTAATTCTTGGGGCCAACCAAAAGGGAAAAGATAAGATTACCCTCCGCATCCTGCCTGACAGTGAGGTCGTAGGACCAATTATTGCTGTAGCTGACGCCCATGGTCACGTTAAGGGCTATATGAAAAATACAGAGATTGACTACAAGAAAAATTCAACTGGTGAAGTTATTGTAGGACCAATCCTTGCCCCAGGCTGGTTTGCTGTTGTAAAAGATATGGGTCTTAAAAATCCCTATACTGGACAGGTACCACTTGTAACAGGAGAGATTGGAGAGGATCTGGCCTACTACTTTACTGTTAGTGAGCAAACTCCAAGTGCTGTTGGACTAAATGTTCTTCTTAATGAAGATGGAAGTGTTAAGGTAGCTGGTGGATTCTTACTCCAAGTCATGCCTGATGCAACAGAAGAAGAAATCACGCGCTTTGAAGAGCACGTTCAAAAAATGCCAGCCATTTCAGTTTTACTTGAAGAAGAAGATCCGTTCACTTCAATGCTTTCTGCCATTTACGGAAGTGATGCTTATAAAATTCTTGAAGAAAGTCCTCTAGCTTATAAATGTGACTGCTCACGCGAGCGTTTCGCTGATGGTCTTGCAAGTCTTGGCCGTGCAGAACTTGAAGCTCTGATTGAAGAAGATCACGGGGCTGAGGTTACCTGCCAGTTCTGTAATAAACACTATGAATTCACTGAAAATGATCTAAAGGAGATTATCAATGCAAATGGATAG
- a CDS encoding adenylosuccinate synthase, with protein sequence MPSVVVVGTQWGDEGKGKITDFLSANAEVIARYQGGDNAGHTIVIDGFKYKLHLIPSGIFFPEKISVIGNGVVVNPKSLVKEIAYLHENNVTTDNLRISDRAHVILPYHIKLDQLQEDAKGDNKIGTTIKGIGPAYMDKAARVGIRIADLLDREIFEERLRSNLEEKNRLFEKMYDSEALDFDEIFEEYYEYGQQIKKYVTDTSVILNDALDSGKRVLFEGAQGVMLDIDQGTYPFVTSSNPVAGGVTIGSGVGPSKINKVVGVCKAYTSRVGDGPFPTELFDETGERIREVGHEYGTTTGRPRRVGWFDSVVMRHSRRVSGITNLSLNSIDVLSGLPEVKICVAYELDGVRIDHYPASLKDLQRCKPIYETLPGWDEDITGVRSLDELPENARNYVRRVGELVQVRISTFSVGPDRDQTNVLESVWSL encoded by the coding sequence ATGCCATCAGTTGTTGTTGTAGGTACCCAGTGGGGTGATGAAGGTAAAGGAAAAATTACCGACTTTTTAAGTGCAAATGCAGAAGTAATCGCACGTTATCAGGGTGGAGACAATGCCGGACATACGATTGTTATCGACGGATTTAAATATAAACTTCATTTAATTCCATCAGGAATCTTTTTCCCAGAAAAAATTTCTGTTATCGGAAATGGTGTGGTAGTAAATCCAAAATCATTAGTTAAAGAGATTGCGTATTTACATGAAAATAATGTTACAACAGATAATCTACGTATTTCTGACCGTGCTCATGTAATCTTACCTTACCACATCAAACTTGACCAGCTTCAAGAAGATGCTAAGGGAGATAATAAGATTGGTACAACAATCAAAGGGATTGGGCCAGCTTATATGGATAAGGCAGCGCGTGTTGGGATCCGTATTGCAGACCTTCTTGACCGTGAAATCTTTGAGGAGCGTTTAAGATCTAACCTTGAAGAGAAAAACCGTCTTTTTGAAAAGATGTACGACTCAGAAGCGCTTGATTTTGATGAAATCTTTGAAGAGTACTATGAATATGGTCAACAAATCAAAAAATATGTGACTGATACATCAGTTATTTTAAATGATGCCCTTGACAGTGGTAAACGTGTTCTTTTTGAAGGAGCCCAAGGGGTTATGCTTGATATTGACCAAGGTACTTACCCATTTGTTACTTCATCAAATCCTGTAGCTGGTGGTGTTACTATTGGTTCAGGTGTTGGTCCTTCAAAAATTAACAAGGTTGTCGGAGTGTGTAAAGCATACACTAGCCGTGTAGGAGATGGACCATTCCCAACTGAGCTTTTTGATGAGACTGGTGAGCGTATCCGTGAGGTTGGTCATGAGTACGGAACAACAACAGGACGTCCGCGTCGTGTGGGATGGTTTGACTCTGTTGTTATGCGTCACTCACGCCGTGTATCTGGAATCACAAATCTTTCACTTAACTCAATTGACGTTTTAAGTGGTTTACCAGAAGTTAAAATCTGTGTGGCTTACGAGCTTGATGGTGTAAGGATTGACCACTATCCAGCAAGCCTTAAAGATTTACAACGTTGTAAACCTATTTACGAGACTCTTCCAGGATGGGATGAGGACATTACAGGCGTTCGTTCTCTTGACGAACTACCAGAAAATGCTCGTAACTATGTGAGACGTGTTGGTGAACTTGTTCAAGTTCGTATTTCAACCTTCTCAGTAGGACCAGACCGTGATCAAACTAATGTTTTAGAATCAGTTTGGAGCCTATAA
- the rplM gene encoding 50S ribosomal protein L13, translating to MNKTTYMAKPGEVERKWYVVDATDVPLGRLSAVVASILRGKNKPTFTPHTDTGDFVIVINAEKIKLTGKKATDKIYYRHSMYPGGLKSTTAGELRDNKPTRLIETSVKGMLPHNTLGRAQGMKLKVFAGSEHNHQAQNPEVLDITGLI from the coding sequence ATGAACAAAACTACATACATGGCTAAGCCAGGTGAAGTTGAGCGCAAATGGTACGTTGTTGACGCAACTGATGTACCTCTAGGACGCCTTTCAGCAGTTGTTGCAAGCATCTTACGCGGAAAAAACAAACCAACATTTACACCACACACTGACACAGGTGATTTCGTTATCGTTATCAATGCTGAAAAAATCAAACTTACTGGTAAAAAAGCAACTGATAAGATCTACTACCGTCACTCAATGTACCCAGGTGGTCTTAAATCAACTACAGCAGGTGAATTACGCGATAACAAACCAACTCGCCTAATCGAAACTTCTGTAAAAGGTATGCTTCCACACAACACTTTAGGACGTGCTCAAGGTATGAAACTTAAAGTATTTGCAGGTAGCGAACACAACCACCAAGCACAAAACCCAGAAGTGCTTGATATCACAGGCTTAATTTAA
- the rpsI gene encoding 30S ribosomal protein S9 yields MAQVQYLGTGRRKNSVARVRLVPGTGKITVNNKPVEEYIPHADLRLVINQPFGVTQTVGAYDVLVNVHGGGYAGQSGAIRHGISRALLEVDPDFRAELKRAGLLTRDARMVERKKPGLKKARKASQFSKR; encoded by the coding sequence TTGGCACAAGTACAATATCTCGGCACAGGACGCCGTAAAAACTCAGTAGCTCGTGTACGTTTAGTACCTGGTACTGGTAAAATCACAGTAAACAATAAACCTGTTGAAGAATACATCCCACATGCTGACCTACGTTTAGTAATCAACCAACCATTTGGTGTTACTCAAACTGTTGGTGCATACGATGTTTTAGTTAACGTTCACGGTGGTGGATATGCTGGACAATCTGGAGCTATCCGTCACGGTATCTCACGCGCTCTTCTTGAAGTTGACCCTGACTTCCGCGCTGAACTTAAACGTGCTGGACTTCTTACACGTGACGCTCGTATGGTTGAACGTAAGAAACCAGGTCTTAAGAAAGCTCGTAAAGCTTCACAATTCTCAAAACGTTAA
- a CDS encoding HIT family protein — translation MCLICDRIELIKAASNPYFVKELATGYVVLGDNQYFRGYTIFLCKNHKSELFDLDPEFRRKFLDEMSLVGEAVYKAFDAEKMNYELLGNGDSHLHWHLFPRISGDIGNYGNKGKGPVWWYPMEKMYDDSNIPSGEELNALKDKLSKELDKLF, via the coding sequence ATGTGTTTGATATGTGACAGGATAGAGCTGATAAAGGCTGCTAGTAATCCTTATTTCGTAAAGGAACTTGCGACGGGGTATGTCGTCTTGGGAGACAACCAGTATTTTAGGGGCTATACAATTTTTTTATGCAAGAACCATAAAAGTGAGCTTTTTGACCTAGATCCTGAATTTAGGAGGAAATTTTTAGACGAAATGTCCCTTGTTGGTGAAGCTGTCTACAAGGCTTTTGATGCTGAAAAAATGAACTATGAACTCCTGGGTAATGGAGATAGCCATCTGCATTGGCATCTTTTTCCAAGGATTTCTGGAGATATTGGAAATTACGGCAATAAGGGAAAAGGTCCTGTTTGGTGGTACCCTATGGAGAAAATGTACGACGATTCAAATATACCAAGTGGTGAAGAGTTGAATGCTTTGAAGGATAAATTATCAAAGGAGTTGGATAAGCTTTTTTGA
- the dcm gene encoding DNA (cytosine-5-)-methyltransferase, protein MKILELFAGVGGFRIGLENSDSNIFKTLWSNQWEPSRKSQDAYEVYNYHFEDSENINISISDITDEEFKAMDADMIVGGFPCQDYSVARTKKNEMGLEGKKGVLFWDIIRATKIIKPKYLILENVDRLLKSPSKQRGRDFAIMLKAFNDLNYSVEWRVINAAEYGRSQRRRRVFFFVYRNDTSFAQKIDSDFENTDKVFIENNYDNYIFHDGLFASQFPVKNLAVKDRRAFYELPQDIVEVSDNFTGQVWNTGIMRHGKYYTIETAADYDGTRLTLGDVLQDEVDVAEKYYLTDSEKLEKFKYLRGPKKIERTSADGHSYIFSEGGMSPYDSEELPGRTMLTSEGSVNRSTHLIYRNNRYRLLTPIEAEGLQDFPKDWTALKKDANGQIKPVTDRMRMFFMGNALVTGIVKKIGDFIKEID, encoded by the coding sequence ATGAAAATTCTAGAACTATTCGCAGGAGTAGGTGGATTCAGGATAGGTCTTGAAAATTCTGATTCTAATATATTCAAAACTCTTTGGTCAAACCAATGGGAACCATCAAGAAAATCTCAGGATGCCTATGAAGTATATAACTATCACTTTGAAGATAGCGAAAATATAAATATCAGTATTTCTGATATTACAGATGAAGAATTCAAGGCAATGGACGCTGATATGATTGTCGGCGGTTTTCCCTGCCAAGATTATTCCGTAGCCCGGACGAAAAAAAATGAGATGGGGCTTGAAGGAAAAAAGGGGGTTCTTTTTTGGGATATTATAAGAGCTACAAAAATTATAAAACCTAAATACTTAATTCTTGAAAATGTCGATCGTCTTTTAAAATCACCTTCAAAACAAAGAGGGCGTGACTTTGCTATCATGCTTAAGGCCTTTAATGACCTTAATTATTCAGTCGAATGGCGAGTTATTAACGCAGCTGAATATGGGCGCAGCCAAAGACGAAGGAGAGTTTTCTTCTTCGTTTACCGAAATGATACGAGTTTTGCACAAAAAATTGATTCTGATTTCGAAAATACAGATAAAGTATTCATTGAAAACAACTATGACAATTATATTTTCCACGATGGACTTTTTGCAAGTCAATTTCCTGTCAAAAATTTAGCTGTAAAAGATCGCCGTGCCTTCTATGAGCTTCCTCAGGATATCGTCGAAGTTTCAGATAACTTTACAGGTCAAGTCTGGAATACAGGAATTATGAGGCACGGTAAGTATTATACAATTGAAACAGCAGCCGATTATGACGGGACAAGGCTTACCCTGGGAGATGTTCTTCAAGATGAGGTTGATGTTGCTGAAAAATATTATCTAACTGATTCTGAGAAATTAGAAAAATTCAAATACCTCAGAGGACCTAAAAAAATTGAAAGAACATCAGCCGATGGACATTCTTACATCTTTTCAGAAGGTGGAATGTCACCTTATGATAGTGAAGAATTACCAGGACGTACCATGCTTACATCAGAAGGATCTGTAAATAGGTCAACACACCTAATTTATAGAAATAACCGCTACCGCCTTCTCACCCCAATCGAAGCTGAAGGCTTACAAGATTTCCCTAAAGATTGGACTGCACTAAAGAAGGATGCAAATGGACAAATAAAACCAGTAACCGACCGTATGCGTATGTTCTTTATGGGTAATGCTCTTGTGACAGGGATTGTTAAAAAAATTGGCGATTTTATAAAAGAGATAGATTAA
- a CDS encoding Sau3AI family type II restriction endonuclease produces the protein MDSYLFDYDDESVDSLVEYSENLLGKKFSEVIDEYEKNPYETYENRSLNIVCEDRISTRINPKSKGQYGNYMERYFYGYEPNNDRGADFPKIGVELKVTPFKVNKNGSLSAKERLVLTIINYMTENLDDFYGTHMWEKCEKILLLFYNGLIKERTVTEYVIEKVFLYEWFEEDMEVILEDYKNITDKIKAGRAHELSESDGNYLSTCTKGAGKGKDLREQPFSDILAKQRAWELKSSYMTYLINNKIFNQEDQESVVKNFRGEKKPFTEILTERIMQYKGMSLNALCDKFDIKLKTKNAGNLLVKKIMGLSKNVDETKEFQKANMILKVIRVNKNGLPKEDMSFKNYQFKELAENDDWEQSQPYLEIYSRKFLFVIFKENDSGDYILDKVKFWGFPERQLDEVKRVWEETRSIINEGVKLTQNKNIVATNFPQSRKNKVMFTKIHAQNSYYEITPGNFVGKGKLSDTYELPDGRRITKHSFWLSKKYLKQVFDGEWD, from the coding sequence ATGGATAGCTATTTATTTGATTATGACGATGAGAGTGTTGATAGTTTAGTTGAATACTCAGAAAACCTTCTTGGGAAAAAGTTTAGCGAAGTTATTGATGAATATGAAAAAAATCCTTATGAAACTTATGAAAATCGTTCTTTGAATATAGTGTGTGAGGATAGGATAAGTACTCGTATCAATCCCAAATCAAAGGGTCAATACGGTAATTATATGGAACGCTATTTTTATGGTTATGAACCCAATAATGACCGTGGAGCGGATTTTCCAAAGATTGGTGTTGAACTTAAGGTCACACCTTTTAAGGTCAATAAAAATGGTAGTCTAAGTGCCAAGGAACGGCTAGTTTTGACAATCATTAACTATATGACTGAAAATTTGGATGATTTTTATGGTACCCATATGTGGGAAAAATGCGAAAAAATTCTCCTTCTTTTTTATAACGGTTTGATAAAAGAACGTACTGTGACTGAGTATGTTATTGAAAAGGTCTTTTTATACGAATGGTTTGAAGAGGATATGGAAGTAATCCTTGAAGACTATAAAAATATTACGGATAAAATTAAAGCTGGGCGGGCTCATGAGCTTTCAGAATCAGATGGTAATTATCTTTCTACATGTACTAAGGGTGCCGGAAAGGGAAAAGACTTACGTGAGCAGCCTTTTAGTGATATTTTAGCCAAACAAAGAGCCTGGGAATTAAAATCAAGTTATATGACCTATCTGATTAATAACAAAATTTTTAATCAGGAAGATCAGGAAAGTGTCGTTAAGAATTTTAGGGGAGAAAAGAAGCCGTTTACGGAAATTCTTACCGAAAGAATTATGCAGTATAAGGGCATGTCTTTAAATGCTCTCTGCGATAAATTTGATATTAAATTAAAAACTAAAAATGCTGGTAACCTTTTAGTGAAAAAAATTATGGGCTTGTCTAAGAATGTTGATGAAACCAAAGAATTCCAGAAGGCTAACATGATTTTAAAGGTAATTCGTGTAAATAAAAATGGTCTTCCAAAGGAAGACATGTCATTTAAAAATTACCAATTTAAAGAACTTGCAGAAAATGATGATTGGGAGCAGTCACAGCCTTATTTAGAGATTTATAGTAGAAAATTTTTATTTGTAATTTTTAAGGAAAATGATTCTGGAGATTATATACTAGATAAGGTTAAATTCTGGGGCTTTCCCGAACGCCAGCTTGATGAAGTTAAAAGGGTTTGGGAGGAAACAAGATCCATTATTAATGAAGGAGTAAAACTTACTCAAAATAAAAATATTGTAGCAACAAACTTTCCACAAAGTAGAAAAAACAAGGTAATGTTTACTAAAATTCATGCTCAAAATTCATATTATGAGATTACTCCTGGAAATTTTGTCGGAAAGGGAAAATTATCTGATACTTATGAACTTCCGGATGGAAGAAGGATTACAAAACATTCATTTTGGTTGTCAAAAAAATACCTCAAACAAGTTTTTGATGGCGAGTGGGATTAA
- a CDS encoding helix-turn-helix transcriptional regulator, whose translation MIFASKLLKSSIRRKPSRYNLSCLSRGYLYSIFKKEYGMSPQAYLMSLRMNQAISLLLNSDYSIQMIASAVGFPDSYSFSNAFKKRYSTSPTNFRKQNKKDLIIATKSSINRIKK comes from the coding sequence ATGATATTTGCCTCTAAGTTATTAAAATCCTCAATCAGAAGAAAACCCTCTAGATACAACCTAAGTTGTCTTTCAAGAGGCTACCTTTATTCCATCTTTAAAAAAGAATACGGCATGTCGCCTCAAGCCTATCTTATGAGCCTGCGGATGAATCAGGCCATCTCCCTTCTTTTGAACTCTGACTACTCCATTCAAATGATTGCAAGTGCTGTAGGTTTCCCCGACTCCTACTCCTTTAGCAATGCCTTTAAAAAACGCTATTCGACAAGTCCTACAAATTTTCGTAAGCAAAATAAAAAAGATTTAATCATTGCCACCAAATCTTCCATAAACCGAATTAAAAAATAA